A section of the Paenibacillus aurantius genome encodes:
- a CDS encoding arylamine N-acetyltransferase family protein, whose amino-acid sequence MTFEAEAYLNRIGYKGPREASPEALAALQEHHLLSVPYENLDILQGTPLSLEIDALYDKIVNRGRGGYCFELNAMFGHLLRQLGYEVTDLFARFWRDEPNPPPKRRHHVLKVACGEGQYLCDVGVGGGVPLRPLLLAEGLEQRDGQEVYRLTKEPLFGWMLEEKKGGAWSRLYSFTEEPQLKNDFLMASYWCEHSPDSIFTKSPMVAIRTPEGRRTVAGEEFRTFTPEGVEVFRPANEEERRDALKKFFGIIL is encoded by the coding sequence ATGACATTTGAGGCAGAAGCTTATTTGAACCGGATCGGGTATAAGGGGCCAAGAGAGGCAAGCCCGGAGGCTCTGGCCGCGCTGCAGGAGCATCATCTCCTATCGGTGCCGTACGAGAATCTGGACATTCTACAAGGAACCCCTCTATCTCTTGAAATCGACGCCCTTTACGACAAAATCGTCAACCGGGGCAGGGGAGGCTACTGCTTCGAGCTCAATGCGATGTTTGGTCACCTGCTCCGGCAGCTCGGCTACGAGGTGACCGATCTGTTCGCGCGCTTCTGGCGCGACGAGCCGAACCCGCCGCCCAAAAGGCGTCATCATGTGCTTAAGGTCGCCTGCGGGGAAGGCCAATACCTCTGCGATGTGGGAGTGGGAGGAGGCGTGCCGCTCCGTCCTCTTCTTCTCGCAGAGGGCTTGGAGCAGCGGGACGGGCAGGAGGTGTACCGGCTGACGAAGGAGCCGTTGTTTGGCTGGATGCTGGAGGAGAAGAAGGGCGGAGCCTGGAGCCGCCTGTATTCCTTTACCGAGGAGCCGCAGCTGAAGAACGATTTCCTCATGGCTTCCTACTGGTGCGAGCATTCGCCGGATTCCATCTTCACCAAGTCGCCGATGGTGGCCATCCGGACTCCGGAAGGCCGGCGTACCGTAGCCGGGGAGGAATTTCGCACGTTCACCCCGGAGGGAGTCGAGGTTTTCCGGCCCGCTAATGAAGAGGAGCGGCGGGACGCGTTGAAGAAGTTCTTCGGCATTATCTTGTAA
- a CDS encoding Gfo/Idh/MocA family protein: MSEKVLKIGLIGLGRSGRNIHGNLLAKLPELYRITAAADSLEDRRKLAEEEYGCTTYADWRDMAKQEELDLIVNASPSHQHVPITLELLNAGHNVLCEKPLARTTEEIDSLIEASERSGKLLAAFQQSRYNPAFTQVRKVIESGVLGRIVQIDFTSSGFARRWDWQTLQSNNGGNLLNTGPHPVDQALQLFGGEEMPEVVCVMDRANTFGDAEDYVKLLLKGEGRPTIDLEISSCSVFPRDAFVVHGTNGGLRGNGQKLEWKYFKPEEAPEQKLEREPLMTPEGRPAYCSEQLTWHTGSWQESLPEDRTTFEYMTEELYRMLYRTLVNGEPLEITPQQVRRQMAVMEECRRQNPQIYKEQVQV; encoded by the coding sequence ATGAGTGAAAAGGTATTGAAGATCGGATTAATCGGATTGGGCCGAAGCGGAAGAAACATACACGGGAATTTGCTCGCTAAACTGCCTGAACTTTATCGCATAACAGCCGCAGCCGATAGTCTCGAAGACCGCCGGAAGCTGGCGGAAGAAGAATACGGCTGCACCACCTACGCGGACTGGAGAGATATGGCCAAGCAGGAGGAGCTGGATCTCATCGTTAATGCGAGCCCGAGCCACCAGCACGTGCCGATTACACTTGAGCTGCTGAACGCGGGGCATAATGTCCTGTGCGAGAAGCCGCTTGCCCGGACGACCGAAGAAATCGACAGTCTGATCGAAGCTTCGGAGCGTTCCGGCAAGCTGCTTGCGGCCTTCCAGCAATCGAGGTACAACCCGGCCTTTACCCAAGTACGCAAGGTCATTGAATCCGGGGTGCTTGGACGGATCGTCCAGATCGATTTCACGAGCAGCGGCTTCGCCCGCCGCTGGGACTGGCAGACGCTCCAAAGCAACAACGGAGGCAACCTGCTTAACACCGGTCCGCATCCGGTCGACCAGGCCCTTCAGCTTTTCGGCGGAGAGGAAATGCCTGAAGTGGTCTGTGTCATGGACCGCGCCAACACGTTCGGCGATGCGGAGGATTACGTTAAGCTGCTTCTTAAAGGAGAAGGCAGACCGACCATCGACCTGGAAATTTCCTCCTGTTCGGTATTCCCGAGAGACGCTTTCGTCGTGCATGGAACGAACGGCGGCTTGAGAGGAAACGGCCAGAAACTGGAGTGGAAATATTTCAAGCCGGAAGAGGCTCCCGAGCAGAAACTGGAGCGCGAACCGCTTATGACTCCTGAGGGAAGACCCGCTTACTGCAGCGAGCAGCTGACCTGGCATACGGGATCTTGGCAGGAATCGCTTCCGGAAGACCGGACCACGTTCGAATACATGACGGAGGAACTGTACCGGATGCTGTACCGGACCCTGGTCAACGGAGAGCCGCTTGAGATCACTCCGCAGCAGGTACGCCGCCAGATGGCCGTTATGGAAGAATGCCGGAGGCAGAATCCCCAAATCTATAAAGAACAGGTTCAAGTATAA
- a CDS encoding AraC family transcriptional regulator: MDVLKFRNTDTFKGSFPFNINRHTDGEFRQPLHAHDYIQIAYVVQGVCSHWFQGKLLTVGKGDIFLIPPGITHSICSLPNKGYEVVLIDFLPFFVHDEMRAFSHSLDALLTRNEEGEGASRVFQPWLHIDGSKQILVDQLLLDLQEEFTRREEGYEFSIRINLIKLLILMDREYRRMKEPQSPAQAALCPSNPMKAAVRYIQNHYNRDLPLEEGAEAAGMAPAYFSHKFKKETGLTFVEYLNEVRITQAKALLSKGDEPVTQICYRVGFRHLSHFNRTFKKRTGLTPTEYKKAFTAAKN, translated from the coding sequence TTGGACGTTCTGAAATTCCGGAACACGGATACCTTTAAAGGCTCGTTTCCGTTTAACATCAACCGGCATACCGACGGGGAGTTCCGCCAGCCGCTTCACGCCCATGACTATATCCAGATCGCCTATGTGGTGCAGGGCGTCTGCAGCCACTGGTTTCAAGGCAAGCTGCTGACCGTGGGGAAGGGGGATATCTTTCTTATCCCGCCGGGGATTACCCACAGCATCTGCTCTCTGCCGAACAAAGGCTACGAGGTCGTGCTGATCGATTTTCTGCCGTTCTTCGTGCATGATGAGATGAGAGCCTTCTCTCATTCCCTGGATGCCCTGCTAACCCGGAACGAGGAAGGGGAGGGGGCAAGCCGGGTTTTCCAGCCTTGGCTGCATATTGACGGAAGCAAGCAGATTCTCGTGGATCAGCTTCTGCTGGATCTGCAGGAGGAGTTCACCAGACGGGAAGAAGGCTACGAATTCTCCATCCGCATCAATCTGATCAAGCTGCTTATTCTGATGGACCGGGAATACCGGAGGATGAAGGAACCGCAATCGCCCGCACAGGCGGCCCTATGCCCGTCTAACCCGATGAAAGCGGCCGTCCGCTACATACAGAATCACTACAACCGGGATCTTCCACTGGAGGAAGGGGCCGAGGCAGCCGGTATGGCGCCCGCTTACTTCAGCCACAAGTTCAAGAAAGAGACCGGACTCACTTTCGTCGAATATTTGAATGAGGTTCGGATCACCCAGGCGAAAGCGCTGCTCTCCAAAGGTGACGAGCCGGTCACCCAGATCTGCTACCGGGTCGGCTTCCGGCATTTGAGCCATTTTAACCGGACCTTCAAGAAAAGGACGGGTCTTACCCCGACGGAATACAAGAAAGCGTTCACGGCGGCTAAAAATTAA
- a CDS encoding glycoside hydrolase family 88 protein, translated as MWKTAIEDAIQKTKQNIETHGALFPHITQGSALKSYEWGENNDWIEGFYTGMAWLAYEYSKDPFFREEAGKQTADYRRRLDRKVSLDHHDIGFLYNPSAIACWMITKDESAKKLALDAADHLLTRWRPRGRYIQAWGPEGDEENGGRIIIDCLMNLPLLYWASEQTGDPKYRDIAALHADKSRRYLVRGDDSSYHTFYFNQENGLPVRGGTHQGYHDGSTWTRGQAWGIYGFALSYRYTGDPLYLETSRRLARYFVERLPEDHVVYWDFDVEPAPDTYRDSSASAIAACGLLELIGHLSEDDPDRSYFQEAVERSMKSLVDNYSTIGQPKAEGLLEHGSYYIRGNRGPDDYIIWGDYYYLEALIRMETGRTAYWYER; from the coding sequence ATGTGGAAGACCGCCATTGAAGACGCCATACAGAAAACGAAGCAGAACATCGAAACCCACGGAGCCCTGTTCCCGCACATTACCCAAGGCTCCGCCTTAAAGAGCTACGAGTGGGGAGAAAACAACGATTGGATCGAAGGCTTCTATACCGGAATGGCATGGCTGGCTTATGAATATTCCAAGGACCCCTTTTTCCGGGAGGAGGCGGGGAAGCAGACGGCGGACTACCGCCGCAGGCTGGACCGGAAGGTCAGTCTGGACCATCATGACATCGGATTTCTGTACAATCCTTCCGCGATAGCCTGCTGGATGATTACGAAGGATGAGTCCGCCAAGAAGCTGGCTCTGGATGCGGCGGATCATCTCCTGACCCGTTGGAGACCCCGGGGCCGCTATATTCAAGCCTGGGGTCCGGAAGGAGACGAAGAAAACGGCGGCCGGATCATCATCGACTGTTTGATGAACCTCCCTTTGCTGTATTGGGCTTCCGAGCAGACCGGCGATCCAAAGTACCGGGACATTGCGGCCCTTCATGCCGACAAAAGCAGGCGGTATCTGGTTCGCGGCGACGATTCGTCTTACCATACCTTTTATTTCAACCAGGAAAACGGACTTCCTGTCCGCGGAGGCACTCATCAAGGGTACCATGACGGATCGACCTGGACCCGGGGACAGGCATGGGGCATATACGGGTTCGCCCTTTCCTACCGGTATACCGGCGACCCTCTTTATCTGGAAACGTCCCGCCGGCTCGCCCGCTATTTTGTCGAACGACTTCCGGAGGACCATGTGGTTTATTGGGATTTCGACGTGGAGCCGGCACCTGACACCTACCGGGACAGTTCGGCATCGGCCATTGCCGCGTGCGGTCTTCTCGAGCTGATCGGTCATCTGTCCGAGGACGATCCGGACCGGTCCTATTTCCAGGAAGCGGTGGAGCGTTCGATGAAATCCCTCGTGGACAATTATTCCACCATCGGCCAGCCGAAGGCGGAAGGACTGCTTGAGCATGGATCCTACTATATCAGGGGTAACCGAGGTCCCGACGATTATATCATCTGGGGTGACTACTATTACTTGGAGGCCTTAATCCGCATGGAAACCGGCCGGACAGCGTATTGGTACGAACGGTAA